A single window of Nicotiana sylvestris chromosome 3, ASM39365v2, whole genome shotgun sequence DNA harbors:
- the LOC104224155 gene encoding PTI1-like tyrosine-protein kinase At3g15890, protein MYLHHFLAGSISLVLPSLSLSPSPSKIMLKRCFSCFGSEQRPQISAQKNRDYPWDIYTLKELVNATNNFHNDNKIGEGGFGSVYWGRTIKGIEIAVKRLKAMSAKAEMEFAIEVEILGRVRHENLLGLRGFYAGEDERLIVYDYMPNHSLITHLHGQLAADCLLDWPRRIRIAIGSAEGLCYLHHEANPHIIHRDIKASNVLIDSNFQAKVADFGFAKLIPDGVTHLTTRVKGTLGYLAPEYAMWGKVSESCDVYSFGILLLEIISARKPLEKLPNGVKRDIVQWALPYLQKGDFNHIADPRLKGKFNREQLKNTILIAMKCTDGNPENRPSMLEVVDWLKGGVEKRKKEIKIEKNDVDENENDDYADDIETDYEDYAKKKSKPRLPISESNKRK, encoded by the exons ATGTATTTACACCATTTTCTTGCTGGTTCTATCTCCCTTGTgctcccctctctctctctctctccctctccctcAAAAATAATGTTGAAGAGATGTTTTAGTTGCTTTGGTAGTGAACAAAGACCACAGATCAG TGCTCAGAAGAACAGGGATTATCCATGGGATATTTACACACTAAAAGAGCTTGTTAACGCAACAAACAATTTCCATAATGATAACAAGATTGGTGAAGGAGGGTTTGGAAGTGTTTATTGGGGTCGAACTATTAAAGGCATCGAG ATAGCAGTTAAAAGGTTAAAGGCGATGAGTGCAAAAGCAGAAATGGAGTTTGCAATAGAAGTTGAAATACTTGGAAGGGTGAGACATGAGAATTTATTAGGTTTAAGAGGATTTTATGCAGGCGAGGATGAAAGGCTTATAGTTTATGACTATATGCCTAATCACAGCTTGATCACCCATTTGCATGGCCAACTTGCTGCTGATTGTCTTCTGGATTGGCCTCGACGAATCAGAATTGCTATTGGATCTGCCGAGGGATTATG TTACTTGCACCATGAAGCAAATCCCCATATCATACACAGAGACATAAAGGCAAGCAATGTCCTCATAGATTCAAATTTCCAAGCAAAAGTCGCAGATTTTGGATTTGCTAAGTTGATACCTGATGGTGTTACTCATCTAACAACAAGGGTTAAAGGAACCCTAGGGTACTTAGCACCTGAATATGCCATGTGGGGAAAAGTCTCTGAGAGTTGTGATGTCTATAGCTTTGGAATACTACTTCTCGAGATAATTAGTGCTCGAAAACCTTTAGAGAAACTCCCTAATGGTGTTAAACGTGACATTGTGCAATGGGCACTTCCATATCTCCAAAAGGGTGACTTTAATCACATTGCTGACCCTAGGCTCAAAGGAAAGTTCAATCGTGAACAATTGAAAAATACAATCTTGATTGCAATGAAATGCACTGATGGAAATCCTGAAAATAGGCCAAGCATGTTAGAAGTTGTGGATTGGCTTAAGGGTGGGGTGGAAAAGAGGAAGAAAGAGATCAAAATAGAGAAGAATGATGTTGATGAAAACGAGAACGATGACTATGCTGATGATATTGAGACTGACTATGAAGATTATGCTAAGAAAAAAAGCAAGCCAAGGCTACCCATTTCGGAGTCGAATAAGAGGAAATAA